GCCATCGCCGAAGGCATCTGCCGCATCCTTCAAAATCCCGACCTCGCCGCCACCCTCCGCCAAAAAGGCCTCGCCCAAGCCCAAAAATTCACCTGGACCGCCTGCGCCCGCGCCACCCTCACCGCCTACCAAAAAGCCCTCGCCTCACGGCCAGGAGAGCAGATGAAATAAAAAAACACACGACCGCCTTACACACAGGAAACCAAATCATCTGACAACAACTTCACCTGTTCAAGCACCGTCCCCGTCGCCCTCTCCTGCTTGTCCGGCGGATAGTCGTGCTTGCGCAGGGTGCGTTTGACCATCACGCGCAACTGCGCCCGCACGT
The Candidatus Methylacidiphilales bacterium DNA segment above includes these coding regions:
- a CDS encoding DUF3387 domain-containing protein, with the protein product MTIDWTLRENVRAQLRVMVKRTLRKHDYPPDKQERATGTVLEQVKLLSDDLVSCV